One window from the genome of Grus americana isolate bGruAme1 chromosome 2, bGruAme1.mat, whole genome shotgun sequence encodes:
- the LOC129203638 gene encoding LOW QUALITY PROTEIN: gastrula zinc finger protein xLCGF3.1-like (The sequence of the model RefSeq protein was modified relative to this genomic sequence to represent the inferred CDS: deleted 2 bases in 1 codon) has translation MSVTFEDVAIYFSPEEWAELADWQRRLYREVMLENYQAVASLGWPAVKPEIICQMERAELPCVPDPPRTQWSHWTPVSAASNPGTQRGWGDPRGAAGTHRPAPRLAQAGQEVSGVLSPQLARHELGSFLKAPSPPPLADPPATGEDPPTCPEYDKSFKRQTALEVHVWSHMGEWPFVCTDCGKCFGHKHHLLRYRHVHTGDKPFACDQHFNDKCCLHIHNRKKPFACTNCPKAFRDKTSLTIHQHVHTREQPFACAQCPKTFRYKKTLRVHQLMHTGERPFACAHCPKAFRDSSTLAVHQRIHTDERPFNCTHCPKAFREKMTLTVHECIHTGEKPYKCSECGKALSQKQNLKRHQRMHQSPLVVPEGGQ, from the exons ATGTCGGTGACCTTTGAGGACGTGGCCATCTACTTCTCCCCCGAGGAGTGGGCAGAGCTGGCGGACTGGCAGCGGCGGCTCTACCGGGAGGTGATGCTGGAGAACTACCAGGCGGTCGCCTCGCTGG GCTGGCCTGCCGTCAAGCCAGAGATCATCTGCCAGATGGAGCGAGCAGAGCTGCCGTGTGTGCCAGACCCCCCCAGGACACAGTGGAGCCACTGGACCCCTGTCTCAG CAGCCAGCAACCCTGGGACAcagagg ggctggggggaTCCCCGAGGGGCTGCTGGCACCCAccgccctgctcccaggcttgcccaagcagggcaggaggtgtCAGGGGTGCTCAGCCCACAGCTGGCCAGGCATGAACTGGGGAGTTTCCTCAAGGCACCCTCGCCTCCACCCCTTGCCGACCCCCCGGCCACTGGAGAAGACCCCCCTACGTGTCCTGAGTATGACAAGAGCTTCAAGCGCCAGACCGCATTGGAAGTGCATGTGTGGAGCCACATGGGTGAGTGGCCCTTCGTCTGCACTGACTGCGGGAAGTGCTTTGGCCACAAGCATCACCTGCTGAGATACCGGCACGTGCACACCGGTGATAAGCCCTTTGCCTGTGACCAGCATTTCAACGATAAGTGCTGCCTGCACATCCACAACAGGAAGAAACCCTTTGCCTGTACAAACTGTCCCAAGGCCTTCAGGGACAAGACGTCCCTCACCATCCACCAGCACGTCCACACCAGGGAGCAGCCCTTTGCCTGCGCCCAGTGCCCCAAGACCTTCAGGTATAAGAAGACCCTCAGAGTCCACCAGCTTATGCACACCGGGGAGCGCCCCTTCgcctgtgcccactgccccaaGGCCTTCAGGGACAGCAGTACGCTCGCTGTTCACCAGCGCATCCACACGGATGAGCGCCCCTTCAACTGCACCCACTGCCCCAAGGCCTTCAGGGAGAAGATGACCCTCACTGTCCATGAGTGCATCCACACTGGTGAGAAGCCCTACAAGTGCAGCGAGTGTGGCAAGGCCCTCAGCCAGAAGCAGAACCTGAAGAGGCACCAGAGGATGCACCAGAGCCCACTGGTGGTGCCAGAGGGTGGCCAATAG